The nucleotide window CTGGTAGGCAGCGATTTGAAAGTATCCTACGGCAGCCTTAACCTGCAATCGGCTGATAGGCTGAATGCCGACATAAGCTCCAGTCCAGCTAAAATTGGCACCATCAGCACATCGGGTACTATTAATGTGCGCTACGGTGATGGCTTGCAAATTGTCAACCTGGGTAAAGGGCTGAAAACACTGTCGGTTAATTCAAGCTTTGCCCCGGTAAAATTAAGCTCGCTAAGCAACGATAACGCTGACTTTGACGTTACCGTGCACAACGGTGGTTTCAGCTACGATAACGGCATAAGCGTAATCAGCAAAAGTCCGTCAGATGATCAGCACCGCTGGAGCACTACACAAACCTACAAAGGTCATGTAGGCAAAGGCAGCAGCGATAAAGTGATCACTATCAAATCAAATTACAGCAGCGTAAAGTTTGATCAATAATACGTTCCATTATATAAAACACAAAGGGCCGCAAATGCGGCCCTTTGTGTTTATACCTCCTGCCCCAAAAAATGATCAAAAGTATCGCTACGTAACCCTAAACGAATTGTTTCCAGAGGGATCATATCGGCAGGAGCAATATTACCCAGGTTTACATTGGCGCCTAATAGCTTAATAAACCACACCTGCTGTGGCTTTTGCGGAGCTTCCCAGATAATACTTTCTTCGGGTATTTGCGTAAGTATCTCATCCACTAAGCCCTGACGCACCTCGCCTGAATCGCGGTAGATGCCTACGTTGCCGCTTTCACGGGCTTCGGCAATTACTTTCCAGCTACCGGCTTCCAGTTCGGCCTTCATCAGCTGGATCCATTTGTATGGGGCAAATATCTTTTGCACGTCTTTTGATCCTACTTCAGATATTACGGTAACCTGATTTTTTAGCTTGTGGATATATTCACATTTCACATCGTGCGGGATGGTGATCGATCCGTCAGATACTTCGGCGTGCTGCAATTTATATTTATCCAGTAAGCGGCAATAGTCATCAAACTGGTTGCGTACTATAAATGCTTCAAATAGTGTTCCGCCAAAA belongs to Mucilaginibacter boryungensis and includes:
- a CDS encoding phosphosulfolactate synthase — translated: MNYIINNLPERTVKPRQSGLTMVMDKGLSLRGVEDLIETAGANTDIVKLGWATSYVTPNLDEKLKLYREAGIPVYFGGTLFEAFIVRNQFDDYCRLLDKYKLQHAEVSDGSITIPHDVKCEYIHKLKNQVTVISEVGSKDVQKIFAPYKWIQLMKAELEAGSWKVIAEARESGNVGIYRDSGEVRQGLVDEILTQIPEESIIWEAPQKPQQVWFIKLLGANVNLGNIAPADMIPLETIRLGLRSDTFDHFLGQEV